One part of the Bacillus sp. FJAT-45350 genome encodes these proteins:
- a CDS encoding alpha/beta fold hydrolase, whose translation MNNQDRWKQFTSIWKEPAPSVGQTPRQVVWKKNKAALYYYRARNKKFRTPLFLVYSLVNQAFILDLGPGSSMIEAFTEEGYDVYLLDFGIPGYEDKDITLDDYIDKYIKKGVQRALRHSGTEDITIIGYCLGGTLATIYAAIATEPIKNLVLFATPLDFSEQHFDSSLINALKNGDLDLNPVIDSYGIIPGKAMEFILRMVTSPIFYSQYLALYERADNPEYVLRWRRFYSWVKGHVPFVGATLKQLLFDIVKDNKLINNKLVINHKKVNLEQIKSNLLVISTKEDQLIPEALTKSIMNRVSSKNKTYKQIKGGHATIALRGSIPEVLSSWLKEHS comes from the coding sequence ATGAATAATCAAGACCGCTGGAAGCAATTCACATCGATTTGGAAAGAGCCAGCTCCCTCAGTCGGACAAACACCTAGGCAAGTAGTATGGAAAAAAAATAAAGCTGCTCTTTATTATTATCGTGCTAGAAACAAAAAATTTCGAACCCCGCTATTTTTAGTATATTCACTTGTCAATCAAGCATTTATTCTTGATTTAGGACCGGGGTCAAGTATGATTGAAGCTTTTACAGAGGAAGGCTACGATGTTTATTTACTAGATTTTGGTATTCCTGGTTATGAAGATAAAGATATTACACTAGATGACTATATAGATAAGTATATAAAAAAAGGAGTACAACGAGCACTCCGACACTCAGGAACAGAAGATATTACGATAATCGGTTATTGTCTTGGTGGTACTCTTGCTACTATCTATGCTGCGATAGCGACAGAACCAATTAAAAATCTTGTCTTATTCGCAACACCGCTCGACTTTAGCGAACAACATTTCGACAGTAGCCTGATTAATGCTTTGAAAAATGGTGACCTCGACCTCAACCCTGTTATTGACTCATATGGAATCATCCCAGGAAAAGCCATGGAGTTTATTCTAAGGATGGTTACTTCACCTATTTTCTACAGTCAATATCTAGCACTATATGAGCGAGCAGATAACCCTGAATATGTCTTACGTTGGCGCCGTTTTTACTCTTGGGTAAAAGGGCATGTTCCATTTGTTGGAGCAACATTAAAGCAATTACTTTTTGACATTGTCAAAGACAACAAACTAATAAATAACAAACTAGTGATTAATCATAAAAAAGTAAACCTTGAACAAATCAAAAGTAATCTATTAGTTATTTCAACGAAAGAAGACCAGCTGATTCCTGAAGCGTTGACTAAATCAATCATGAATAGAGTATCGAGTAAAAATAAAACGTACAAACAAATTAAAGGTGGGCATGCTACGATAGCTTTACGAGGGTCCATTCCTGAAGTCTTATCAAGCTGGTTGAAAGAACATTCATAA
- a CDS encoding recombinase family protein: protein MELVGYARVSTVGQTIENQLEQLNEYGCKKIFEEKQSGAISDRKALQDALNYLREGDKLIVTKIDRLARSVKDLHNIASDLSNRGVALVFLKEQIDFSTSAGKLMFTMLGAIGEFERDLIKERTKEGRERAKKQGKHMGRPSQPKQNVKRAIELFSERKTNGMSVNDIAKLTGVPRSTVYAEAKKQGMKSL from the coding sequence ATGGAATTAGTTGGATATGCGAGAGTGTCGACTGTTGGACAAACAATAGAAAACCAACTTGAGCAATTGAACGAATATGGATGTAAGAAAATTTTTGAGGAAAAACAATCAGGTGCAATCTCGGATCGAAAAGCACTACAAGATGCATTAAATTACTTACGTGAGGGTGACAAGCTAATTGTAACAAAAATAGATCGCCTTGCAAGAAGTGTAAAAGATTTACATAATATTGCAAGCGATTTATCTAATAGGGGTGTCGCACTAGTATTTTTAAAAGAACAAATTGATTTTTCTACTTCAGCAGGAAAGCTAATGTTTACAATGCTAGGGGCAATTGGTGAATTTGAACGGGATTTAATTAAAGAGCGAACTAAGGAGGGAAGAGAGCGGGCAAAGAAACAAGGGAAGCATATGGGAAGACCGAGTCAGCCAAAGCAAAATGTCAAACGTGCAATAGAATTGTTTAGTGAGAGAAAAACAAATGGTATGAGTGTCAACGACATTGCAAAGCTAACGGGTGTTCCGAGAAGTACGGTATATGCAGAGGCTAAGAAGCAAGGTATGAAAAGTTTATAG
- a CDS encoding TRAP transporter substrate-binding protein, whose translation MKYFCMRRKVGMVVCLLAFMTLVACGGMQDTAQEQGTESSDGAIGESHNLIISHFLPGNHPIQTVIFEEFGSELESQTDGRITYELYDSNILGAAGSQYDMAVTGEVSIALSVYGYTPGRFPLVSILELPFLAESAEHGSSIMMQLYEEFQEVQAEHEEIHPLSLFTAEPAQILSKNHRIETPEDLQGLRVRSPSPLANSILEALGAIPVSMPMGEVYEALERGAIDAAMAPLETLYNYSFHEVVDYITVGNFSATPFFSVMNLEFYNSLSESDKEIVNSLSGATMAKKAGSVFDVDGEKGRELSSESGAEFIELTEEQLIPWEEALGTIAQTWIEDMEANGYPGQEIYDRALELKNQ comes from the coding sequence GTGAAGTACTTCTGCATGCGTAGGAAAGTTGGAATGGTTGTCTGTTTACTTGCTTTTATGACGTTGGTTGCTTGTGGTGGAATGCAAGATACAGCGCAAGAACAAGGGACAGAGTCGTCTGACGGAGCAATTGGTGAATCTCATAACTTAATTATCTCGCATTTTTTACCAGGTAATCATCCTATACAAACGGTAATATTCGAAGAGTTTGGTTCTGAATTAGAAAGTCAAACCGATGGAAGAATTACGTATGAGCTTTATGATTCTAACATCTTAGGAGCAGCAGGATCTCAATATGATATGGCAGTAACTGGTGAAGTGTCTATTGCCTTAAGTGTTTATGGTTATACACCAGGGAGATTCCCACTCGTATCTATTCTTGAATTACCATTTTTAGCAGAATCAGCTGAACACGGTTCTAGTATAATGATGCAACTGTATGAAGAATTTCAAGAAGTTCAAGCTGAGCATGAAGAGATACATCCTCTTTCCTTATTTACAGCTGAACCAGCTCAAATCCTAAGTAAAAATCATAGAATTGAAACTCCTGAAGATTTACAAGGTCTACGAGTACGCTCACCTTCACCACTTGCAAATTCTATATTAGAAGCGCTTGGAGCAATACCTGTATCAATGCCAATGGGTGAGGTATATGAAGCGTTAGAAAGAGGAGCAATTGATGCAGCTATGGCTCCTTTAGAAACACTATATAATTATAGTTTCCATGAAGTTGTAGATTATATTACTGTTGGAAATTTCTCAGCAACACCTTTCTTTTCTGTTATGAATTTAGAATTTTATAATAGTCTGTCAGAGTCAGATAAAGAAATTGTTAATAGTTTATCAGGTGCTACTATGGCTAAAAAGGCAGGTAGTGTGTTTGACGTAGATGGTGAAAAAGGGCGAGAGCTTTCTAGTGAAAGTGGTGCAGAGTTTATAGAGCTAACAGAAGAGCAATTGATCCCTTGGGAAGAAGCATTAGGAACAATTGCACAAACGTGGATAGAAGACATGGAAGCGAATGGGTATCCAGGTCAAGAAATATATGACCGTGCATTAGAATTGAAGAATCAATAA
- a CDS encoding alpha/beta hydrolase, with the protein MGLDPQAKFLLEQMEAAGAPPMHEQTPEEARATSDFTALAGEPEEVEKVENRFIPGPGGDIPVRIYTPEGEGPFPALVYYHGGGWVIGDLDGVDVPCRLLTNRSNCVVVSVDYRLAPEHKFPAAIDDAYEAAKWVVENGPSIGVDSQRVAVGGDSAGGNLAAVVSLMARDKKEFSIAYQMLIYPVTNHSYETASYRENADGYLLTKDSMVWFWDHYLRNADDGKNPYVSPLLAEDLSGLPPALVVTAGFDPLRDEGEEYAQLLQQAGVTVETKRYDEMIHGFFWMPGVLDKGKECIEHAALSLKKALE; encoded by the coding sequence ATGGGACTTGATCCACAAGCAAAATTTCTTTTAGAACAAATGGAAGCAGCGGGTGCACCTCCAATGCATGAGCAGACACCTGAAGAAGCGAGAGCAACAAGTGATTTTACCGCGCTAGCAGGAGAGCCTGAGGAAGTAGAGAAAGTAGAAAATCGGTTTATACCAGGACCAGGAGGAGACATACCGGTTCGTATTTATACGCCAGAAGGAGAAGGCCCATTCCCAGCGTTAGTTTATTACCATGGCGGAGGCTGGGTAATTGGTGACCTTGATGGTGTAGATGTACCTTGTCGTCTACTTACAAATCGCTCAAACTGTGTTGTTGTTTCAGTCGATTACAGGTTGGCACCTGAGCATAAATTCCCGGCAGCTATCGATGATGCCTATGAAGCTGCAAAGTGGGTTGTGGAAAATGGTCCTTCCATCGGAGTTGACAGTCAACGTGTTGCTGTAGGTGGAGATAGTGCGGGAGGAAATCTAGCAGCCGTTGTTTCATTAATGGCAAGAGATAAAAAGGAATTTTCCATAGCCTATCAAATGTTGATTTATCCAGTAACAAATCATTCGTACGAAACAGCATCATATCGTGAAAATGCAGATGGTTATCTATTAACGAAAGATAGCATGGTATGGTTCTGGGACCATTACTTACGAAATGCAGATGACGGGAAAAATCCATATGTTTCGCCTCTACTTGCGGAAGATTTGAGTGGATTACCTCCAGCATTAGTTGTTACAGCAGGTTTTGATCCGTTGCGTGATGAAGGAGAAGAGTATGCTCAACTTCTTCAACAAGCTGGAGTCACAGTAGAGACAAAGCGGTATGACGAAATGATTCACGGATTTTTCTGGATGCCAGGTGTGTTAGACAAAGGAAAAGAGTGTATTGAACATGCGGCACTTTCTTTAAAGAAAGCATTAGAGTAA
- a CDS encoding ABC transporter ATP-binding protein: MFKQMAKPFQHKKVPLDNSIKGKNKQKVKDWRGTVKRLWGYLAENRNKLFLILFMVFISSFLALLGPFLVGMTIDEYIVTNENSDIIKLLLALGIIYVFLSLTKWLQSYWMVRVAQNTVHLLRTQLFSKLHKLPISFFDQRQQGELMSRVTNDIENVSSTLNSSVIQVFTSIITLVGIVIVMLWLSPLLTLITMAIIPLMFLGMKWITKRTGKLFKEQQKNLGELNGFIEETISGQRIIKTFSKEKMVLSDFLVKNERLKESGFWSQTYSGFIPKLMNILNNLSFAFIAGVGGVLAIQGIVSIGVMVIFAEYARQFTRPLNDLANQFNTILSAIAGAERVFEVIDEENEETDTDELIDVREIIGEVEFQHVGFSYDKQIDTIKDVSFFASPGETIALVGPTGAGKTSMINLLSRFYDSDEGKILIDGTDITSIKRESLRSHIGFVLQDSFLFEGTIRENIRYGKLEASDKEVEDAAQLANAHSFIMKLPNQYDTVLHQDGGGISQGQKQLLSIARALIANPSILILDEATSTIDTVTEVKIQQALKQLLKGRTSFVIAHRLNTIQQAEQILVLENGVIIERGNHETLLQKKGFYYDLHHSQFMKEISS, translated from the coding sequence ATGTTTAAGCAAATGGCAAAGCCTTTCCAACATAAAAAAGTACCGTTAGACAATAGTATCAAGGGAAAGAACAAACAAAAAGTGAAAGACTGGCGGGGAACAGTTAAAAGGTTGTGGGGTTACCTTGCTGAAAATAGAAATAAACTGTTTCTAATTCTTTTTATGGTCTTCATTAGCTCGTTCCTTGCATTACTTGGTCCATTTCTAGTTGGAATGACAATTGATGAATATATTGTAACAAATGAGAACAGCGATATTATCAAACTGTTACTTGCATTAGGTATCATCTATGTTTTTCTTTCACTCACTAAATGGCTACAAAGCTATTGGATGGTGAGAGTTGCACAAAATACAGTTCATTTGTTAAGAACACAGTTATTTAGCAAGTTGCATAAACTTCCAATTTCATTTTTTGATCAGCGTCAACAAGGTGAATTGATGAGTCGGGTCACGAATGACATTGAAAATGTAAGCTCTACATTAAATAGTTCAGTTATTCAAGTGTTTACTAGTATTATTACTTTAGTGGGTATCGTAATTGTCATGCTTTGGTTAAGCCCATTACTAACTCTTATAACGATGGCAATTATTCCACTTATGTTTTTGGGTATGAAATGGATAACAAAGCGTACGGGAAAATTATTTAAGGAACAGCAAAAAAATCTTGGAGAGTTAAATGGATTTATTGAAGAAACAATTTCTGGACAACGAATTATAAAAACCTTTTCGAAAGAGAAGATGGTACTATCAGATTTTTTAGTTAAAAATGAAAGGTTAAAAGAGTCTGGTTTCTGGTCTCAAACGTATTCAGGATTTATACCAAAACTAATGAATATACTAAATAACTTAAGCTTTGCCTTTATTGCGGGTGTAGGAGGCGTTTTAGCGATTCAAGGCATTGTTTCAATTGGCGTCATGGTTATCTTTGCTGAATATGCAAGACAGTTTACTCGCCCACTTAATGATTTAGCAAATCAATTTAATACGATTTTATCAGCAATTGCTGGGGCAGAAAGAGTGTTTGAAGTAATTGATGAGGAAAATGAAGAAACTGATACGGATGAATTGATAGATGTTAGAGAGATTATTGGAGAAGTGGAATTCCAACATGTAGGTTTTTCCTATGATAAACAAATTGACACGATTAAAGATGTTAGTTTCTTCGCTTCACCAGGAGAAACAATTGCATTAGTAGGTCCTACTGGAGCGGGGAAAACGAGTATGATTAACCTTCTTTCACGTTTTTATGACTCTGACGAAGGTAAGATTCTCATAGACGGCACAGATATTACATCGATTAAACGGGAAAGTCTTCGTAGCCATATAGGATTTGTACTACAAGACTCATTTCTTTTTGAAGGGACAATACGAGAAAATATTCGTTATGGCAAATTAGAAGCAAGTGATAAAGAAGTAGAAGACGCAGCTCAACTCGCCAATGCCCATTCTTTTATTATGAAATTACCAAACCAATACGATACGGTACTTCATCAAGACGGTGGTGGAATTAGTCAAGGACAAAAGCAACTTTTATCGATTGCTAGAGCACTTATTGCTAATCCATCTATCTTAATATTAGATGAAGCGACAAGTACGATCGATACAGTAACTGAAGTGAAAATTCAGCAAGCATTGAAGCAATTATTAAAAGGAAGAACGAGTTTCGTAATTGCACACCGTCTAAATACGATTCAACAAGCAGAGCAAATCCTTGTGTTAGAAAATGGTGTAATAATTGAAAGAGGCAACCATGAAACATTACTCCAAAAGAAAGGCTTTTATTATGACCTTCATCATAGTCAATTTATGAAGGAAATTAGTTCTTAA
- a CDS encoding methyl-accepting chemotaxis protein — protein sequence MVKKIQELLNKINNVSTTVKESSDTLLKTSSETKEASEQVAVTIAELASGTTDIADSVTSTTDRMNSMVDTVKKISEYTNEVVVTSSISKESAERGLHSAKSALEKMNDVHGTVQETSETIGKLDNQSKEIGHIIGMITSIAEQTNLLALNASIEAARAGEHGKGFAVVADEVRKLASETSESAEKISVLIKDTQNESQRAVNSIQKGEAVVKEGTQTVQKASQAFTEIASSVEEVLAKNKSIAESVHELERLGAEIGSNMESISAVTQQASAGAEEVSATTDQQAASANQIASDAENLAELAKELQSVISMFKTTK from the coding sequence ATGGTTAAAAAGATACAAGAGCTATTAAATAAAATTAATAATGTTTCAACAACTGTAAAAGAATCATCAGATACGTTATTGAAAACAAGTTCAGAGACTAAAGAAGCTTCAGAGCAAGTAGCAGTCACAATTGCTGAATTAGCTTCAGGTACAACAGATATTGCTGATTCTGTTACAAGTACAACAGACAGAATGAATTCAATGGTTGATACAGTAAAGAAAATATCTGAATATACTAATGAAGTAGTCGTAACTTCATCTATTAGTAAGGAATCTGCTGAAAGAGGGTTACATTCAGCGAAATCGGCATTAGAAAAAATGAATGATGTACATGGCACTGTTCAAGAAACATCTGAAACAATTGGAAAATTAGATAATCAGTCTAAAGAAATTGGACATATTATCGGGATGATTACGAGCATCGCCGAACAAACAAATCTACTTGCCTTAAATGCATCAATCGAAGCAGCACGAGCTGGTGAGCATGGAAAGGGGTTTGCGGTTGTTGCAGATGAAGTTCGAAAGTTAGCAAGTGAAACGAGCGAATCAGCAGAGAAAATCTCTGTTCTAATCAAAGATACACAAAATGAAAGTCAACGTGCTGTTAACTCCATTCAAAAAGGAGAAGCAGTTGTAAAGGAAGGTACGCAAACAGTTCAAAAAGCAAGCCAAGCCTTTACCGAGATTGCTTCTTCTGTGGAAGAAGTACTAGCAAAGAACAAGTCAATTGCTGAATCTGTACATGAATTAGAAAGACTTGGTGCGGAGATTGGTAGTAACATGGAAAGTATTTCAGCAGTAACACAACAAGCATCTGCTGGAGCTGAGGAAGTAAGTGCGACAACAGACCAACAAGCAGCTTCTGCGAACCAAATAGCTAGTGATGCTGAAAACTTAGCTGAATTAGCAAAAGAATTACAAAGTGTTATCTCTATGTTCAAAACAACGAAATAG
- a CDS encoding cytochrome P450, which produces MSFLNTKLIAGDLEAFQSDPLGFLTQLSKENDVASFRLGPFHKVRLISDPKIIKEILVTKQKYFVKSQDMKVLKSVVGNGLLTSEKDIHQRQRRLIQPAFKKNHISSYGEDMIQTTDDYIQQWKDNEQRTISEDMMNITLGIISKTMFGMPFKDGHKQIGVPMETIMRQAIKRMRTILPLPLWVPTKNNKKYTQAVKSLDNVLYEIISERRKNGEQKEDLLGILMDAKDETGINQMSDRQLRDELMTIFLAGHETTANALIWTFYLLAQNPEAERKLYEEIDGVIGSRKPSPDDYINLSYTQNVFSEALRLYPPAYVIGRKVDKDVEIEGHHFKRGDMILISQYVMHRKPEYFENPNSFIPERFEKEQRKKLPEYAYFPFGGGPRVCIGNHFAMMEAVLVIATIARRFRLKLAEEPKKVKPQPVITLRPKHGLQMFIEERMQDN; this is translated from the coding sequence ATGTCGTTTCTTAATACGAAACTAATAGCAGGTGACTTAGAAGCATTTCAATCTGATCCACTTGGCTTTTTAACACAGTTGTCAAAGGAGAACGACGTAGCATCCTTTCGACTTGGTCCCTTCCACAAAGTTCGGCTTATATCAGATCCGAAAATCATAAAAGAAATTCTCGTAACAAAACAAAAATACTTTGTAAAATCACAAGACATGAAAGTCCTTAAGTCTGTTGTCGGAAACGGATTATTAACAAGTGAAAAAGACATTCATCAGCGTCAAAGAAGATTAATTCAACCTGCATTTAAAAAGAACCATATCTCTTCATATGGAGAAGATATGATTCAGACAACTGACGATTACATCCAACAGTGGAAGGATAATGAGCAACGAACGATTTCTGAAGATATGATGAATATAACACTTGGGATTATAAGCAAAACAATGTTTGGCATGCCTTTTAAAGATGGACATAAGCAGATAGGCGTACCAATGGAAACGATTATGCGACAGGCAATAAAAAGAATGAGGACAATTCTCCCTCTACCTTTATGGGTACCAACGAAAAACAATAAGAAATATACTCAAGCCGTAAAATCGTTAGATAATGTGCTATACGAAATCATTAGTGAACGTCGTAAAAACGGAGAACAAAAAGAAGATTTATTAGGAATATTAATGGATGCCAAAGATGAAACAGGTATCAATCAAATGAGCGATAGGCAATTGCGAGATGAACTTATGACAATTTTTCTTGCTGGGCATGAGACAACTGCCAATGCTTTGATTTGGACATTTTATTTGCTCGCACAGAATCCAGAAGCAGAAAGAAAACTATATGAGGAGATTGATGGAGTCATTGGTTCAAGAAAACCATCCCCAGATGATTATATAAACCTATCATATACGCAGAATGTGTTTTCTGAAGCCCTTCGGCTGTACCCACCTGCTTATGTAATTGGAAGGAAAGTAGACAAAGATGTAGAGATAGAAGGACACCATTTTAAAAGAGGAGACATGATTCTCATTAGTCAATATGTGATGCACCGTAAACCTGAATACTTTGAAAATCCAAACTCCTTTATTCCAGAACGGTTTGAAAAGGAGCAACGAAAAAAATTACCAGAATATGCGTACTTTCCCTTCGGTGGTGGTCCACGTGTTTGTATTGGTAATCATTTTGCGATGATGGAAGCTGTCCTAGTTATTGCGACAATTGCCCGAAGATTCCGTTTAAAACTAGCAGAAGAACCCAAAAAGGTAAAGCCTCAACCAGTCATTACACTTAGACCAAAGCATGGACTACAAATGTTTATTGAAGAGCGCATGCAAGATAATTAG
- a CDS encoding flavin-containing monooxygenase, translated as MTFSNEQQNSIESVDAVVIGAGFSGLYMLYRLREAGLTTRVYEAAGGVGGVWYWNRYPGARCDSESLYYNYTFSEELYKEWSWTSRYPEQPEILRYLNFVADKFELRPDIQFNTRVSSAYYDEETNRWQVQTEQGETVSAKYFITGVGCISTANLPNIKGLDEFKGEWYHTGHWPHEKVDFTGKRVGVIGTGSSGIQSIPVIAKEAEQLTVFQRTPQFSVPAKNFLYDPEFIKNSKDNYSHIRRQFQESVAGLAAGYSERSVLDDTPEEREKVLQAAWDKGGWAILFAYNDLLMNEDGNKLVAEFIRSKIKEVVHDPETAEKLTPTHYYGTKRAIIDTDYFETYNRENVSLVDVKKASIEEITPNGIRTSDEEYELDAIVFATGFDGMTGSLFKIDIRGRDGVSLKEKWENGESTRTYLGIATAGFPNMFMLTGPESPSVLGNMPAAIEQHVEWVMECINHLQENNVGTIEAAIEAEETWSNHCKELADQTLYTKTDSWYTGANIAGKARGFQIYVGGYGPYRQICDDIASKGYEGFSLQ; from the coding sequence ATGACTTTTTCAAATGAACAGCAAAATTCGATTGAATCTGTTGATGCGGTGGTAATTGGTGCAGGATTTTCAGGGCTTTATATGCTTTATCGGTTACGAGAAGCTGGTTTAACAACCCGTGTTTACGAAGCTGCAGGTGGAGTCGGTGGTGTATGGTATTGGAACCGTTATCCTGGAGCGCGCTGTGACTCTGAGAGTCTCTATTATAATTATACTTTCTCTGAAGAACTCTATAAAGAATGGTCATGGACTTCTAGATATCCTGAACAACCAGAAATATTACGTTACCTCAATTTCGTAGCAGATAAGTTTGAATTACGACCAGACATCCAGTTTAATACGCGAGTTTCATCTGCTTATTATGATGAAGAAACAAATAGATGGCAGGTGCAAACGGAACAGGGTGAGACAGTGTCCGCTAAATATTTTATAACAGGAGTAGGATGTATTTCTACTGCAAACTTACCTAATATAAAGGGCTTAGACGAATTTAAAGGTGAGTGGTATCACACAGGACATTGGCCACATGAAAAAGTAGACTTTACTGGTAAGCGGGTTGGTGTGATTGGAACTGGTTCAAGTGGTATACAGTCCATACCTGTCATAGCAAAAGAAGCTGAGCAACTAACTGTTTTTCAACGGACACCACAGTTTAGTGTACCAGCGAAAAATTTCTTGTATGACCCAGAATTCATTAAGAATTCAAAGGACAATTATAGTCATATTAGGCGCCAATTCCAAGAATCAGTTGCTGGGCTAGCAGCAGGTTATAGTGAACGCTCGGTGCTTGATGATACACCTGAAGAACGGGAAAAAGTTTTACAGGCAGCTTGGGATAAAGGTGGATGGGCGATCTTATTTGCCTATAATGATCTTCTAATGAATGAGGATGGGAATAAACTTGTTGCTGAATTCATCCGTTCAAAAATAAAAGAAGTAGTTCATGATCCTGAGACAGCTGAGAAATTGACCCCTACACATTATTATGGAACGAAGCGTGCAATCATTGATACAGATTATTTTGAAACGTATAACCGTGAAAATGTTAGTTTAGTAGATGTAAAGAAAGCGTCTATTGAGGAAATTACACCAAATGGAATTCGTACATCTGATGAAGAGTATGAATTAGATGCAATCGTTTTTGCAACAGGGTTTGACGGAATGACCGGATCATTATTTAAAATAGATATTCGTGGTAGAGATGGTGTTTCACTTAAGGAAAAATGGGAAAATGGAGAAAGTACTAGAACTTATCTTGGAATAGCAACTGCTGGATTCCCTAACATGTTTATGCTTACTGGCCCAGAAAGTCCTTCAGTATTAGGAAACATGCCTGCTGCAATTGAACAGCATGTGGAATGGGTAATGGAGTGCATAAATCATTTGCAAGAAAATAATGTTGGTACAATTGAAGCAGCAATTGAAGCAGAAGAAACGTGGAGTAACCACTGTAAGGAATTAGCGGATCAAACGTTATACACGAAAACAGACTCTTGGTATACAGGTGCTAATATCGCTGGTAAGGCAAGAGGATTTCAAATATATGTTGGTGGGTATGGACCATATCGCCAAATATGTGATGACATAGCGTCTAAAGGTTATGAAGGTTTTTCACTTCAGTAA